From a single Helicovermis profundi genomic region:
- a CDS encoding Tex family protein, which yields MKLIIKKLSEELRLRVKQVEDTINLIDEGNTIPFIARYRKEVTGGISDEVLRDFDERLKYLRNLKTRKEEVIRLIDEQGKLTEELKKKIEAASVLNKLEDLYRPYKLKKRTRATIAKEKGLENLSNIILDQENSLEEIREIAKNYISKEKEVENVENAINGALDIIAEKISDNADYREFIRNSYINKGILETKAVKLDEQSVYEMYYEYKEPLIKIANHRILAINRAEKEKFIKVKLISKDEEIIEHLSKKIIAKENCRELLTLAIEDSYKRLIAPSVEREVRNMLSERAEEDAIKVFAKNTKPLFLIPPVKDAITLAVDPSYRTGCKLAVLDKTGKLLDYKTIYPNKPQNKIEDARVTVKALINKYKVDIIPIGNGTASRETEKFIADTIKEIDRKVYYTIVSEAGASVYSASKLATEEYPDIDVSIRGAISIGRRLQDPLAELVKIDPKSIGVGQYQHDLNQKKLDQSLTNVVEDCVNSVGIDLNTATPSLLKYVSGISYAIAKNVVLYRDENGKFTSRKELKKVKRLGDKAYEQCAGFLRIFESENPLDNTAIHPESYDNALKLLNELGYTIDDVKNSNLNDIEKRITDIAPLEVKKVKKISSRGGFEALRVLKENNNSKKDEELSNIKRLENGYKLLSEKVNLGVLTLKDIVEEIRKPGRDPREDMPKPVFRSDVLTLDDLSEGMVLDGTVRNVVNFGAFVDIGIKTDGLVHVSELSNKFVSNPMAIVSVGDNVTVKIIKIDRDRGKVSLSMKM from the coding sequence ATGAAGCTTATAATAAAAAAACTTAGTGAAGAATTAAGACTTAGAGTAAAACAAGTTGAAGATACCATAAATTTAATTGACGAAGGCAATACAATTCCTTTTATAGCAAGATATAGAAAAGAAGTTACTGGTGGCATAAGTGATGAAGTGCTTAGAGATTTTGATGAAAGACTTAAATATCTAAGAAATTTAAAAACAAGAAAAGAAGAAGTAATTAGATTAATTGACGAACAAGGAAAGCTTACTGAAGAGCTAAAGAAGAAAATTGAAGCGGCGAGTGTTTTAAATAAATTAGAAGATCTTTATAGACCATATAAACTAAAAAAAAGAACGAGAGCAACAATTGCAAAAGAAAAAGGATTAGAAAATCTTTCAAATATTATTTTAGATCAAGAAAATTCGCTTGAAGAAATTAGAGAGATTGCCAAAAATTATATATCTAAGGAAAAAGAAGTTGAAAATGTTGAAAATGCAATTAATGGGGCACTTGATATAATTGCTGAAAAAATTTCAGATAATGCAGATTATAGAGAATTTATAAGAAATTCATATATCAATAAAGGCATTCTTGAAACAAAAGCTGTAAAACTTGATGAGCAATCAGTTTATGAAATGTACTATGAATATAAAGAGCCTCTTATAAAAATAGCAAACCATAGAATTCTTGCAATAAACAGGGCTGAAAAAGAGAAATTTATAAAAGTAAAACTAATTTCCAAAGATGAAGAAATAATTGAGCATCTTTCAAAGAAAATTATTGCAAAAGAAAATTGTAGGGAATTACTAACTTTAGCTATTGAAGATTCATATAAAAGATTAATTGCTCCTTCTGTAGAAAGAGAAGTTAGAAATATGCTTTCTGAAAGAGCTGAAGAGGATGCGATAAAAGTATTTGCAAAAAATACAAAACCGTTATTTTTAATACCTCCAGTAAAAGATGCTATTACACTTGCTGTAGATCCAAGTTATAGAACAGGATGTAAACTAGCTGTTCTTGATAAAACAGGAAAATTACTGGACTACAAAACAATTTATCCAAATAAACCTCAAAACAAAATTGAAGATGCAAGAGTCACAGTAAAGGCATTAATAAATAAATATAAAGTAGATATTATTCCTATAGGAAATGGTACTGCTTCAAGAGAAACAGAAAAATTTATTGCTGATACAATTAAAGAAATTGATAGAAAAGTATACTATACAATTGTAAGTGAAGCGGGAGCGTCAGTTTATTCGGCTTCAAAACTCGCAACAGAAGAATATCCTGATATTGATGTTTCAATAAGAGGAGCGATTTCGATTGGTAGAAGATTACAAGATCCACTTGCAGAACTTGTTAAAATAGATCCTAAAAGTATTGGTGTGGGTCAGTATCAACATGATTTAAATCAAAAAAAATTAGATCAATCACTTACAAACGTAGTTGAAGACTGTGTTAACAGTGTAGGAATAGATTTAAATACAGCAACTCCATCACTACTTAAATACGTTTCAGGAATTTCTTATGCAATAGCAAAAAATGTTGTTCTTTATAGAGATGAAAATGGGAAATTCACATCGAGAAAAGAACTAAAAAAAGTTAAAAGATTAGGAGATAAGGCTTATGAGCAGTGTGCTGGATTTTTAAGAATTTTTGAAAGTGAAAATCCACTTGATAATACTGCAATTCATCCAGAGTCTTATGATAATGCTCTTAAACTTCTTAATGAATTAGGATATACAATTGATGATGTTAAAAATTCGAATTTAAATGATATTGAAAAAAGAATTACTGATATTGCACCTTTGGAAGTTAAAAAAGTGAAAAAAATTAGTTCGAGAGGTGGATTTGAAGCTTTAAGAGTTCTAAAAGAAAATAACAATTCGAAAAAAGATGAAGAACTTAGTAATATTAAAAGATTGGAAAATGGATATAAATTGCTTTCAGAAAAAGTAAACCTTGGTGTATTAACATTAAAAGATATAGTTGAAGAAATTAGAAAACCAGGAAGAGATCCAAGAGAAGATATGCCAAAACCTGTATTTAGAAGTGATGTACTTACATTAGATGACCTATCTGAAGGAATGGTACTTGATGGAACGGTAAGAAACGTTGTAAATTTTGGTGCCTTTGTTGATATAGGAATAAAAACAGATGGATTAGTACATGTTTCAGAATTAAGCAATAAATTCGTATCAAACCCAATGGCAATTGTATCGGTTGGAGATAATGTTACCGTAAAAATAATAAAAATAGATAGAGATAGAGGAAAAGTATCCCTATCTATGAAAATGTAA
- a CDS encoding TIGR01212 family radical SAM protein (This family includes YhcC from E. coli K-12, an uncharacterized radical SAM protein.): protein MLYLDKRYHSLNYELRKTFNTKVIKLSIDGNFTCPNRDGKKSNKGCLFCSELGSGEFSGTGNREDSIDLQINKQIKSYEDKWPNAKYLAYFQNFTNTYDTITNLKTLYYKALNNNNISGIVIATRVDELSDNVIKLLSEINKTHFLWVEIGLQTKFNKTHKLLRTMYTKEDFLRSYKLLKANNIKTVVHLIANLPTENKKMFLESVNFVSKLKPYGIKLHMLNILKKTDLETYYKIHPFEFMSKDDYINLICDSLEILHPSISIHRITGDGAKDLLIEPKWILNKRYILNGVDKELAKRDSYQGKYYKD from the coding sequence ATGCTTTATTTAGATAAACGATATCATTCACTAAATTATGAACTTCGAAAAACTTTTAATACAAAAGTAATTAAACTTTCAATAGACGGAAATTTTACATGTCCAAATAGAGATGGTAAAAAATCAAACAAGGGGTGTTTATTTTGCTCAGAACTTGGTTCAGGTGAATTTTCCGGCACTGGTAATAGAGAAGATTCCATAGACCTACAAATTAATAAGCAAATAAAATCTTACGAGGATAAATGGCCAAATGCTAAATACCTTGCATATTTTCAAAATTTCACAAACACATATGATACTATTACTAATTTAAAAACTCTTTATTATAAAGCACTAAACAATAATAACATTAGTGGTATAGTAATAGCAACAAGAGTAGATGAACTTTCAGATAATGTTATTAAATTACTTAGTGAAATTAACAAAACTCATTTTTTATGGGTTGAAATTGGACTTCAAACAAAATTTAATAAAACCCATAAATTACTTAGAACCATGTATACAAAAGAAGATTTCTTAAGGTCTTATAAGCTTCTAAAAGCTAATAATATAAAAACTGTAGTTCATCTAATCGCAAATTTACCTACTGAAAACAAAAAAATGTTTCTAGAATCAGTAAATTTTGTTTCAAAATTAAAACCATATGGCATAAAACTTCATATGCTTAATATTTTAAAAAAAACTGATCTAGAAACATATTATAAAATTCATCCTTTTGAATTTATGTCAAAAGACGATTATATTAATCTTATATGCGACTCTCTTGAAATTCTTCATCCAAGTATTTCTATTCACCGAATTACTGGTGACGGTGCAAAAGACTTATTAATTGAACCTAAATGGATTCTTAATAAACGGTATATATTAAATGGAGTAGATAAAGAATTAGCAAAAAGAGATTCATATCAAGGAAAATACTATAAAGATTAA
- a CDS encoding sensor domain-containing diguanylate cyclase gives MITNSNIYEKVNNDIKKIQETISITTDLSFLVSLIDTVPSPLYFKDNKGVYRYCNESFAEFFGKSKKDIIGKNVYELLIDSEAIVHKLIDNELLSEKGKELYEDKITYKDGSLHDVLFYKSSFVNDVDEIVGLVGLMVDITKQRKKEEKIEKLLKIKAAMLEINQIMLNVNNMEDLFEIILKKIVKIISASDYGTVFLNKNDKFYNIASVGYNDNLLNNFYLDKEKLFLYKSTDGKMDECKISNNIKGIKDLVFPKFEKENSEFYNISSVLSAPIIVDKELIAIINIDSIYNNIFDNHDLELMKLVKFQIEVAIKNFMLYEEVVNLSKYDKLTGVFSRRYLEEHVDHIVKKSSRYKEKFLFVVFDLNDLKIINDKYGHASGDKAINKFVKLINEVIRKSDIFARFGGDEFIGVFFESNKKLLNGKFIDLQKNIYKNCSEYSCNFSYGISEYPKDGETYEELFNSADKKMYKNKKKMKRKVK, from the coding sequence ATGATTACAAATTCAAATATATATGAAAAAGTTAATAATGATATAAAGAAAATTCAAGAAACTATATCAATTACTACTGATTTAAGTTTTTTAGTTAGTTTAATTGATACAGTTCCAAGTCCTCTTTATTTTAAAGATAATAAAGGTGTTTATAGGTACTGTAATGAATCTTTTGCTGAGTTTTTTGGTAAATCAAAAAAAGATATTATTGGTAAAAATGTTTATGAACTTCTTATTGACAGTGAAGCAATTGTTCATAAACTGATAGATAATGAGTTACTAAGTGAAAAAGGGAAAGAACTTTATGAAGATAAAATAACCTATAAAGATGGAAGTCTTCATGATGTACTATTCTATAAATCGAGCTTTGTAAATGATGTAGATGAAATTGTTGGTTTGGTAGGATTAATGGTTGATATTACTAAACAAAGAAAAAAAGAAGAAAAGATAGAGAAATTACTTAAGATAAAAGCTGCTATGCTTGAAATTAATCAAATTATGTTAAATGTAAATAATATGGAAGATTTGTTTGAAATAATTTTAAAAAAAATAGTTAAAATTATAAGTGCATCAGATTATGGAACAGTTTTTTTAAATAAAAATGATAAATTTTATAATATAGCGTCAGTAGGCTATAATGATAATTTATTAAATAATTTTTATTTGGATAAAGAGAAACTCTTCCTATATAAATCAACTGATGGTAAAATGGATGAATGTAAAATATCGAATAATATAAAAGGCATTAAAGATTTGGTTTTTCCAAAATTTGAAAAAGAAAATAGTGAATTTTATAATATATCGTCAGTTCTTTCAGCTCCTATAATAGTGGACAAGGAATTAATTGCTATTATTAATATTGATAGTATTTATAATAATATATTTGATAATCATGATCTTGAACTAATGAAATTAGTTAAATTTCAAATAGAAGTTGCTATTAAAAATTTCATGCTCTATGAAGAAGTTGTTAATTTATCAAAGTATGATAAATTAACGGGTGTTTTTAGTAGAAGATATTTGGAGGAGCATGTTGATCATATAGTTAAAAAATCAAGTAGATATAAAGAGAAATTTCTATTTGTTGTTTTTGATTTAAATGATTTAAAAATTATTAATGATAAATATGGACATGCTTCTGGTGACAAAGCAATAAATAAATTTGTTAAATTGATAAATGAGGTTATTAGAAAATCAGATATTTTTGCTAGGTTTGGTGGCGACGAATTTATAGGTGTTTTTTTTGAATCTAACAAGAAATTATTAAATGGGAAATTTATAGACTTGCAGAAAAACATTTATAAAAACTGTAGTGAGTATAGTTGTAATTTTAGCTATGGAATTAGTGAATATCCTAAAGACGGAGAAACATATGAAGAATTATTTAATAGTGCAGATAAAAAAATGTATAAAAATAAAAAGAAAATGAAAAGGAAAGTGAAATAA
- a CDS encoding phosphatase PAP2 family protein, translated as MFNELRILLWIQYHLRSEFLDNVMKFFTTIGNTGLVWIFVAIIMVVVKKTRKKGFLVLLALVLSYIICNLIFKNILMKPRPFEVYKYIDLIIKKPSGYSFPSGHTSSSIAAAYVIYKSSLFYKKINLGYLAFFVAIMISFSRLYLFVHYPSDVLGGILTGIIAGDLAIWIMGKYDLRKYKKML; from the coding sequence GTGTTTAATGAATTAAGAATATTGTTATGGATTCAGTATCATTTAAGAAGTGAATTTCTTGATAATGTAATGAAGTTTTTTACTACTATAGGAAACACGGGACTTGTCTGGATTTTTGTAGCAATTATAATGGTAGTAGTGAAAAAGACAAGAAAGAAAGGGTTTTTAGTATTACTAGCTTTAGTATTAAGTTATATTATTTGTAATCTGATATTTAAAAATATATTGATGAAACCAAGACCATTTGAAGTATACAAATATATCGATTTAATTATCAAAAAGCCTAGTGGATATTCATTTCCATCGGGACATACTTCTTCTTCAATTGCTGCAGCATATGTAATATATAAGAGTAGTTTGTTTTATAAAAAAATTAATTTAGGTTATTTGGCTTTTTTTGTTGCAATAATGATATCTTTTTCAAGACTATATTTATTTGTACATTATCCATCAGATGTTCTAGGAGGTATTCTTACTGGTATTATAGCTGGAGACCTTGCAATTTGGATTATGGGTAAATATGATTTAAGAAAATATAAAAAAATGTTATAG
- a CDS encoding response regulator transcription factor, giving the protein MNPVILIVDDDNEIRKLIDIYMKSEGYNTILAENGLIALEKLKENSVDVIILDVMMPIMNGIETCVKIREDSITPIIMLSAKSEDLDKIYGLTSGADDYLTKPFNPLELTARVKSQIRRNQMNNMTSEDVIEIDNLHINLLNREVKIIGEPREIKLTPIEYEILVLLAKNKNRVLTNKVIYESVWNEEFYGAKNSIMVHIRKIREKIENDPKNPKFISTVWGVGYMIEG; this is encoded by the coding sequence ATGAACCCTGTAATATTAATAGTTGACGACGATAATGAGATTAGAAAGCTTATAGATATTTATATGAAAAGCGAAGGTTATAATACTATATTAGCAGAAAATGGATTAATTGCACTTGAAAAGCTGAAAGAAAATTCAGTTGACGTAATAATTTTAGATGTTATGATGCCTATTATGAATGGTATAGAAACTTGTGTAAAAATAAGAGAAGATAGTATAACACCTATTATTATGCTATCGGCAAAATCAGAAGATCTGGATAAAATATATGGTTTAACTTCTGGTGCGGATGATTATTTGACAAAACCATTTAATCCACTTGAACTTACGGCAAGAGTTAAATCGCAAATAAGAAGAAATCAAATGAATAATATGACTAGTGAAGATGTGATAGAAATAGATAATCTTCATATTAACCTCTTAAATAGAGAAGTAAAAATAATAGGAGAACCTAGAGAAATAAAGTTAACACCAATAGAGTATGAAATTTTGGTATTGCTGGCAAAAAACAAAAATAGGGTGTTGACTAATAAAGTAATATACGAAAGTGTGTGGAATGAGGAATTTTATGGAGCAAAAAATTCTATAATGGTTCATATAAGAAAAATCAGAGAGAAGATAGAGAACGACCCTAAAAATCCAAAATTTATATCAACAGTTTGGGGTGTTGGCTATATGATTGAGGGATAG
- a CDS encoding HAMP domain-containing sensor histidine kinase: MNVNKRKTNHYSKFFNNYRQSIRLKILVIVFFCLIVGVVSYSFFYDLVDNITTVPIVDYVESINNIEMLAVNTFNKLEDQDFNSFNKEKLFNEIKKLLVKRPELPLIEIVDISGKVIISTDPYETNKYINIGDVIDKVNSQNKAEFDENDYTVMKTLKYDGKLAYYIYSEVPEGKIIKISNSDSFIPLILSFLVSIALFFYLTNKKMKYLLKITEGIEYISSGDLEYKIPVHGKDELAKLARRVNLMSKNLKQKIELERKAENTKNELITNISHDLKTPLTSVIGYITLIKDKKYTTSEEFDEYVDIVYNKSERLKKLIADLFDFTKLSNVGFKLELEKISIFELVDQIVEEYKDLFEKQELKLKVTVEDIKKEIYADPVKIVRMFDNLISNALKYSNPNSLVEICAKDSEENFIFYVINDSLNMDEDKTNKIFDRFYKVDESRNSSNQGSGLGLAITKSIVKLHNGEIKAFYNDGKIKVMIKLPY; this comes from the coding sequence ATGAATGTAAATAAAAGAAAAACAAATCATTATTCAAAGTTTTTTAATAATTATAGGCAAAGCATAAGACTCAAAATACTAGTGATTGTATTTTTTTGCCTAATTGTAGGAGTAGTGTCCTATAGCTTTTTCTATGATTTAGTAGACAATATTACTACAGTTCCAATAGTTGATTATGTTGAAAGTATTAACAATATTGAAATGCTTGCTGTAAATACCTTTAATAAATTAGAAGATCAAGATTTTAATAGCTTCAATAAAGAAAAATTATTTAATGAGATAAAAAAATTATTAGTAAAACGACCGGAGCTTCCATTAATAGAAATTGTAGATATTTCTGGTAAAGTTATTATTTCAACGGATCCATATGAAACAAATAAATATATTAATATTGGAGATGTAATAGATAAAGTTAATTCGCAAAATAAAGCGGAATTTGATGAAAATGATTACACTGTTATGAAAACCTTAAAGTATGATGGAAAACTTGCTTATTATATTTATTCCGAAGTACCGGAAGGTAAAATTATTAAGATAAGTAATTCGGATAGTTTTATTCCGCTGATACTTAGTTTTTTAGTATCAATTGCTTTGTTTTTTTATTTAACAAATAAAAAAATGAAATATTTACTTAAAATAACTGAAGGAATTGAATATATATCTTCTGGAGATTTAGAATATAAAATTCCTGTACATGGTAAAGACGAACTTGCTAAGCTTGCTAGACGAGTTAATTTAATGAGTAAAAATTTAAAACAAAAGATTGAACTTGAAAGAAAGGCAGAAAATACTAAAAATGAACTTATAACTAATATATCTCATGATCTTAAAACTCCTTTAACGTCTGTTATAGGATATATTACCCTTATAAAGGACAAGAAATATACTACTAGTGAGGAATTTGATGAATACGTTGATATTGTTTATAATAAATCAGAAAGATTAAAAAAACTTATTGCCGATTTATTCGATTTTACAAAACTTTCTAATGTAGGCTTTAAATTAGAACTTGAAAAGATAAGTATTTTTGAACTAGTTGATCAGATTGTAGAAGAGTATAAAGATCTTTTTGAAAAACAGGAATTGAAGTTAAAAGTTACAGTTGAAGATATAAAAAAAGAGATTTATGCAGACCCAGTAAAAATAGTTAGGATGTTTGATAATTTAATTAGTAATGCTCTTAAATATAGTAATCCAAATTCGCTTGTTGAAATATGCGCAAAAGACAGTGAAGAAAATTTTATATTTTATGTTATAAATGATTCCCTAAATATGGATGAAGATAAAACTAATAAGATTTTTGATAGATTTTATAAAGTTGATGAGTCAAGAAATTCATCTAATCAAGGAAGTGGTCTTGGACTTGCAATAACTAAAAGTATTGTTAAACTTCATAATGGAGAAATAAAAGCTTTTTATAATGATGGAAAAATAAAAGTTATGATAAAGCTTCCATACTAA
- a CDS encoding amidohydrolase, giving the protein MLLIKNGKIITMEGEILEKASLLIEDGKIKEIGLNISEEDAKEVIDASGKLVLPGFVEAHCHLGMWEDAIGFEGADGNEMTNPITPELRAIDAINPMDRTFEEALEGGVTSCATGPGSANVIGGQFAAIKTYGKRIDDMIIKAPLAMKCAFGENPKRVYSDKKTSPNTRMAIASELRNTLFKAFEYRDKLEEGKKDSSKKPGFDFKMHSLLPLVNGEIPLKAHAHRADDILTSIRIAKEFNLGLTLDHCTEGHLIADELVKEGYNAIVGPSFGDRSKFELKNLTFDTPSILSKAGVKIAIMTDSPVVPLQYLPLLASLAVKNGLDEMEALKAITINAAQIIGIDDKVGSLKVGKDADVVIWDNHPFDIMSSVEYTIINGKIVYNK; this is encoded by the coding sequence ATGCTATTAATAAAAAACGGAAAAATAATTACTATGGAAGGTGAAATTTTAGAAAAAGCTTCATTACTTATTGAAGATGGTAAAATTAAAGAAATTGGACTTAATATTTCTGAGGAAGATGCTAAAGAAGTAATTGATGCAAGTGGAAAGTTAGTACTTCCAGGCTTTGTAGAGGCACATTGTCATCTAGGAATGTGGGAAGATGCAATAGGATTTGAAGGCGCAGATGGCAATGAAATGACGAATCCAATAACTCCAGAGCTTAGAGCAATAGATGCTATAAATCCTATGGATAGAACTTTTGAAGAAGCTTTAGAAGGTGGAGTAACTTCATGTGCAACAGGTCCTGGTAGTGCAAATGTTATTGGTGGACAATTTGCTGCTATTAAAACTTACGGAAAAAGAATTGATGATATGATAATAAAAGCACCACTTGCAATGAAATGTGCCTTTGGTGAAAATCCTAAAAGAGTTTATTCAGATAAAAAAACGTCGCCAAACACTAGGATGGCAATTGCATCTGAACTAAGAAATACTTTATTTAAGGCTTTTGAGTACAGAGATAAACTTGAAGAAGGTAAGAAAGATAGTTCTAAAAAACCAGGATTTGATTTTAAAATGCATTCTTTACTTCCTCTTGTAAATGGTGAAATACCTTTAAAAGCACATGCTCATAGAGCTGACGATATATTAACTTCTATAAGAATTGCAAAGGAATTTAATCTTGGATTAACTTTAGATCATTGCACGGAAGGTCACCTTATTGCTGATGAATTAGTTAAAGAAGGTTATAATGCAATTGTAGGACCTTCATTTGGGGATAGAAGTAAATTTGAACTTAAAAATTTAACTTTTGATACTCCAAGTATTTTATCTAAAGCAGGAGTTAAAATAGCAATAATGACGGATTCTCCAGTAGTACCACTTCAATATTTACCACTTTTAGCGTCCCTTGCAGTAAAGAATGGTCTTGATGAAATGGAAGCGCTTAAAGCTATCACAATAAATGCGGCTCAGATAATTGGAATAGACGATAAAGTTGGTAGTTTAAAGGTAGGAAAAGATGCAGATGTTGTAATATGGGATAATCATCCATTTGATATTATGTCAAGTGTAGAATACACAATAATAAATGGGAAAATTGTATATAATAAATAG
- a CDS encoding Bax inhibitor-1/YccA family protein → MNDFVREKSDYEIEGLQRSFINKVFLWMAIALSFTGVVSLYTVNSPWLLRFIFSSNITFSALIGLEFFAVWKLTRSLSTMSAAKASIGLVLYSVLNGLTLSSIFLMYTSSSIAMVLFISAGMFGSMFMIGMTIKADLSKMRSILFMGLIGIILASVANIFMRSSFMYTAISYIGVLIFCGLTMYDASKLKAISLRGINNDELMQKYVIAGALMLYLDFINLFLFLLRIMGRRK, encoded by the coding sequence ATGAACGATTTTGTTAGAGAAAAAAGCGATTATGAAATTGAAGGTTTACAAAGAAGTTTTATAAATAAGGTATTTTTATGGATGGCAATTGCATTATCTTTTACGGGAGTGGTTTCACTATATACAGTTAATTCTCCCTGGCTATTAAGATTTATTTTTAGTAGTAATATAACTTTTTCTGCACTTATAGGGCTTGAATTTTTTGCAGTATGGAAACTTACAAGAAGTTTAAGTACAATGAGTGCAGCAAAAGCATCAATAGGTTTGGTTTTATACTCTGTTTTAAATGGATTAACTTTATCATCTATTTTTTTAATGTATACGTCTAGTTCTATTGCTATGGTATTATTTATTTCAGCTGGAATGTTTGGATCAATGTTTATGATAGGTATGACAATAAAAGCAGATTTAAGTAAGATGAGATCAATTTTATTTATGGGCTTGATTGGTATAATATTGGCATCAGTTGCTAATATTTTTATGAGAAGTTCTTTTATGTATACAGCTATTTCTTATATTGGAGTACTTATATTTTGTGGTTTAACTATGTATGATGCATCTAAACTTAAAGCAATTAGCTTAAGAGGTATAAATAATGACGAATTAATGCAAAAATACGTCATTGCAGGTGCACTTATGCTATATTTAGATTTTATTAATTTGTTTTTATTTTTATTAAGAATCATGGGTAGAAGAAAATAG
- the tsaB gene encoding tRNA (adenosine(37)-N6)-threonylcarbamoyltransferase complex dimerization subunit type 1 TsaB, whose protein sequence is MKILSIDTSSIIASASLLENDKIIGEISINNPKTHSQKLMSMIKTLFELSDMKIENVDRIVVANGPGSFTGLRIGISTAKGLAHPHNIKIAEVSALKGMAYNMVDFDGIICPMIDARRNQIYTAIYSSEKDGLKNVFEDKCILIDELIELLKKGHKKIAFLGDGVNSHKEIIKENFGDNAIFVNENNKYQRASSLAIAFIKEGIVSKKYDEVSAIYLRKTEAETKYEQNLTNKTL, encoded by the coding sequence ATGAAAATATTGTCTATTGATACATCAAGTATAATAGCAAGTGCATCTCTACTTGAAAACGATAAAATTATTGGAGAAATATCGATAAATAATCCAAAAACTCATTCTCAAAAATTAATGAGTATGATTAAAACATTGTTTGAATTAAGTGATATGAAAATCGAAAATGTTGATAGAATTGTTGTAGCAAATGGACCAGGCTCTTTTACAGGACTTAGAATTGGAATATCAACAGCTAAAGGATTGGCACATCCTCATAATATTAAAATTGCAGAAGTTTCTGCACTAAAAGGAATGGCATATAATATGGTTGATTTTGATGGAATAATATGCCCTATGATAGATGCAAGGCGAAATCAGATATATACTGCTATATATAGTTCTGAAAAAGATGGTCTTAAAAATGTTTTTGAAGATAAGTGTATATTGATTGATGAACTTATTGAATTGTTAAAAAAAGGACATAAAAAGATTGCTTTTTTAGGTGATGGTGTTAATTCTCATAAAGAAATAATAAAAGAAAATTTTGGTGATAATGCTATTTTTGTGAATGAAAATAACAAGTATCAACGCGCGAGTTCACTTGCCATAGCTTTTATTAAGGAAGGTATTGTTAGTAAAAAATATGACGAAGTATCAGCAATTTATTTAAGAAAAACTGAAGCTGAGACAAAATATGAACAAAATTTAACAAATAAAACACTTTAA
- the rimI gene encoding ribosomal protein S18-alanine N-acetyltransferase translates to MSNIAFRKMRISDIDMVYQLEVESFSVPWGAETFVRELTENKLAHYYVLLDNDEVIGYGGMWFIVDEAHITNIAVRKKRRGYGYGKKITSSLIDVAKESNMFRITLEVRESNSIAIGLYEKLGFISVGIRPNYYQDNKENAVIMWKELL, encoded by the coding sequence ATGTCTAATATTGCTTTTAGAAAAATGAGAATTTCAGATATAGATATGGTATATCAATTAGAAGTTGAAAGTTTTTCAGTACCTTGGGGAGCAGAAACATTTGTTAGAGAATTAACAGAGAATAAATTAGCACATTATTATGTACTCCTTGATAATGATGAGGTTATTGGTTATGGCGGTATGTGGTTTATTGTTGATGAGGCACATATAACCAATATTGCTGTTAGAAAAAAAAGAAGAGGCTATGGATATGGGAAAAAAATAACAAGTTCTTTAATAGATGTTGCAAAAGAAAGTAATATGTTTAGAATTACTTTAGAAGTTAGAGAAAGTAATTCTATTGCAATAGGTTTATATGAAAAACTAGGTTTTATTTCAGTTGGAATTAGACCTAATTATTATCAAGATAATAAAGAAAATGCAGTTATTATGTGGAAAGAGTTATTGTAA